One genomic region from Anguilla rostrata isolate EN2019 chromosome 2, ASM1855537v3, whole genome shotgun sequence encodes:
- the mief2 gene encoding mitochondrial dynamics protein MID49 isoform X1: protein MYYQGKRRGEEGFAAVIDFLLANARLVLGIGGAAVLGIATLAVKRLIERAGRTPDDEKPDQKTIDSWEELSLVSSSPKLLRKGIEGVVMKQIAAAAKAQKAELSKPSSTTAEKPQVEVKRIQLCVSLHERLKQYYESHVALSLEEVSRAQQQALDICTEIQGFLHTKHPDMPLEEMHLGGSLLDDLQVVAADHACLLVPLQIEDMLWKLIPGEETILGKPQFWMVRRVNLEYFPRGRSFWDRFMVGGYLSSKTVVEVLNKSVMETINWPILSNMLECVVRPVMGSQELKLEIKNGNSQLFISILPTIHLNDTVLTAQLEFTGNFDNIWYHSLYTAETTKLAELDEEDHGIRKLCLKILKAVCKNNPPLRKLSGGHLANVILHLSEKEYDWTEAALADRFQQAITEMIGYLEIGCLPNYFKQTINLLSDFTEEEIDEMGFMLYCAVSEPEILLQM from the exons ATGTACTATcaagggaagaggaggggtgaAGAAGGCTTTGCTGCTGTTATTGACTTCCTTCTAGCAAATGCCCGCTTGGTGCTTGGGATCGGGGGAGCAGCAGTTCTGGGAATAGCCACGCTGGCTGTAAAGCGG TTGATTGAGCGTGCTGGCAGAACCCCAGATGATGAGAAACCAGACCAGAAGACCATAGACAGTTGGGAGGAGCTGAGCCTGGTTAGCTCGTCCCCAAAACTGCTGAGGAAAGGCATTGAGGGTGTGGTTATGAAGCAGATCGCTGCTGCTGCCAAAGCTCAGAAAG CAGAGTTGTCCAAGCCTTCCAGTACTACTGCAGAGAAGCCCCAGGTTGAAGTGAAGAGGATCCAGCTGTGTGTTAGCCTTCATGAGAGGCTGAAGCAGTACTACGAGTCCCACGTAGCTCTATCTTTAGAGGAAGTGAGTCGAGCTCAACAACAGGCTTTGGATATATGCACAGAAATCCAAGGCTTCCTCCACACCAAGCACCCTGACATGCCTCTGGAGGAAATGCACCTAGGTGGCTCACTGCTGGATGATCTCCAGGTTGTGGCTGCAGACCACGCCTGTCTCCTTGTGCCTTTGCAAATCGAGGACATGCTTTGGAAGCTAATCCCAGGTGAAGAAACGATCCTGGGTAAACCACAGTTCTGGATGGTCCGCCGGGTTAACCTGGAGTACTTTCCTCGTGGCCGTAGTTTCTGGGACAGGTTCATGGTGGGGGGTTACCTCTCTTCCAAAACAGTAGTTGAAGTCCTGAACAAGTCTGTGATGGAGACGATTAACTGGCCGATCCTCAGCAACATGCTTGAATGTGTGGTCAGACCCGTGATGGGGTCCCAGGAGTTGAAGCTTGAGATTAAGAATGGAAACAGTCAGCTATTCATTAGCATCTTACCTACCATACACTTGAATGACACCGTTTTGACCGCCCAACTGGAGTTCACTGGAAACTTTGACAACATTTGGTACCACAGTCTTTATACTGCTGAAACCACCAAGCTTGCAGAATTGGATGAAGAAGACCATGGTATCCGAAAACTCTGCTTAAAAATCCTCAAGGCAGTGTGCAAAAATAACCCCCCATTGAGGAAGCTCTCTGGGGGACACCTAGCAAATGTCATTTTGCATCTCAGTGAGAAGGAATACGATTGGACAGAGGCTGCTTTGGCTGATAGATTCCAGCAGGCCATTACTGAGATGATTGGTTATTTGGAAATAGGTTGTCTTCCCAATTACTTCAAGCAGACAATAAATTTGCTATCTGATTTCACTGAAGAAGAGATTGATGAAATGGGTTTtatgctgtactgtgctgtatctgAACCAGAAATACTGttgcaaatgtaa
- the mief2 gene encoding mitochondrial dynamics protein MID49 isoform X2 produces MYYQGKRRGEEGFAAVIDFLLANARLVLGIGGAAVLGIATLAVKRLIERAGRTPDDEKPDQKTIDSWEELSLVSSSPKLLRKGIEGVVMKQIAAAAKAQKELSKPSSTTAEKPQVEVKRIQLCVSLHERLKQYYESHVALSLEEVSRAQQQALDICTEIQGFLHTKHPDMPLEEMHLGGSLLDDLQVVAADHACLLVPLQIEDMLWKLIPGEETILGKPQFWMVRRVNLEYFPRGRSFWDRFMVGGYLSSKTVVEVLNKSVMETINWPILSNMLECVVRPVMGSQELKLEIKNGNSQLFISILPTIHLNDTVLTAQLEFTGNFDNIWYHSLYTAETTKLAELDEEDHGIRKLCLKILKAVCKNNPPLRKLSGGHLANVILHLSEKEYDWTEAALADRFQQAITEMIGYLEIGCLPNYFKQTINLLSDFTEEEIDEMGFMLYCAVSEPEILLQM; encoded by the exons ATGTACTATcaagggaagaggaggggtgaAGAAGGCTTTGCTGCTGTTATTGACTTCCTTCTAGCAAATGCCCGCTTGGTGCTTGGGATCGGGGGAGCAGCAGTTCTGGGAATAGCCACGCTGGCTGTAAAGCGG TTGATTGAGCGTGCTGGCAGAACCCCAGATGATGAGAAACCAGACCAGAAGACCATAGACAGTTGGGAGGAGCTGAGCCTGGTTAGCTCGTCCCCAAAACTGCTGAGGAAAGGCATTGAGGGTGTGGTTATGAAGCAGATCGCTGCTGCTGCCAAAGCTCAGAAAG AGTTGTCCAAGCCTTCCAGTACTACTGCAGAGAAGCCCCAGGTTGAAGTGAAGAGGATCCAGCTGTGTGTTAGCCTTCATGAGAGGCTGAAGCAGTACTACGAGTCCCACGTAGCTCTATCTTTAGAGGAAGTGAGTCGAGCTCAACAACAGGCTTTGGATATATGCACAGAAATCCAAGGCTTCCTCCACACCAAGCACCCTGACATGCCTCTGGAGGAAATGCACCTAGGTGGCTCACTGCTGGATGATCTCCAGGTTGTGGCTGCAGACCACGCCTGTCTCCTTGTGCCTTTGCAAATCGAGGACATGCTTTGGAAGCTAATCCCAGGTGAAGAAACGATCCTGGGTAAACCACAGTTCTGGATGGTCCGCCGGGTTAACCTGGAGTACTTTCCTCGTGGCCGTAGTTTCTGGGACAGGTTCATGGTGGGGGGTTACCTCTCTTCCAAAACAGTAGTTGAAGTCCTGAACAAGTCTGTGATGGAGACGATTAACTGGCCGATCCTCAGCAACATGCTTGAATGTGTGGTCAGACCCGTGATGGGGTCCCAGGAGTTGAAGCTTGAGATTAAGAATGGAAACAGTCAGCTATTCATTAGCATCTTACCTACCATACACTTGAATGACACCGTTTTGACCGCCCAACTGGAGTTCACTGGAAACTTTGACAACATTTGGTACCACAGTCTTTATACTGCTGAAACCACCAAGCTTGCAGAATTGGATGAAGAAGACCATGGTATCCGAAAACTCTGCTTAAAAATCCTCAAGGCAGTGTGCAAAAATAACCCCCCATTGAGGAAGCTCTCTGGGGGACACCTAGCAAATGTCATTTTGCATCTCAGTGAGAAGGAATACGATTGGACAGAGGCTGCTTTGGCTGATAGATTCCAGCAGGCCATTACTGAGATGATTGGTTATTTGGAAATAGGTTGTCTTCCCAATTACTTCAAGCAGACAATAAATTTGCTATCTGATTTCACTGAAGAAGAGATTGATGAAATGGGTTTtatgctgtactgtgctgtatctgAACCAGAAATACTGttgcaaatgtaa